One Natrinema longum genomic window carries:
- a CDS encoding helix-turn-helix domain-containing protein codes for MVLIVEFEIETPILRETVETVSRIDVEEIYQSETGETKLICWVYGDDLEQVDGTLADDDTVREWTLLEEPDDRRLYSVTLSERGEEHLTYPTAAAYDIGYREITVTGETRIRARVPTREALFAYRDRCLEKGIPFRIQRIFQESDQARERYGVSDRQQEALLIALEEGYFDVPRETTLSAVAGQLDISDQALSARLRRGQANLLRNTLGSSPPDLNR; via the coding sequence ATGGTCCTCATCGTTGAATTCGAAATCGAGACGCCGATCCTCCGAGAGACCGTCGAGACCGTCTCGAGGATCGACGTCGAAGAGATCTACCAGTCCGAAACGGGTGAAACGAAGCTCATCTGCTGGGTCTACGGGGACGACCTCGAGCAGGTCGACGGGACGCTGGCCGACGACGATACCGTACGGGAATGGACCCTGCTCGAGGAACCGGACGATCGGCGTCTCTACAGCGTCACGCTTTCCGAGCGCGGAGAAGAGCATCTGACCTATCCCACGGCGGCGGCGTACGATATCGGCTACCGCGAGATCACCGTCACGGGGGAGACACGGATCCGTGCCCGCGTCCCGACGCGGGAGGCGCTGTTCGCGTATCGCGATCGCTGTCTCGAGAAGGGGATTCCGTTTCGGATCCAACGAATCTTTCAGGAATCGGACCAGGCCCGAGAGCGATACGGGGTCAGCGATAGACAGCAGGAAGCACTCCTCATCGCCCTCGAGGAGGGGTACTTCGATGTCCCACGAGAGACGACGTTGTCCGCGGTTGCCGGACAGCTCGATATTTCGGATCAGGCACTCTCGGCGCGTCTCCGACGGGGACAGGCCAACCTACTCCGGAATACGCTCGGAAGTTCTCCCCCCGACTTAAACCGTTGA
- a CDS encoding alpha/beta fold hydrolase translates to MAETYQQGDVEPIDGSYVHVDVGGVDHRIYFEENGPEDGIPLLCQHTAGNNCQEWRHLLTNEDVTEEFRVIAHDLPYHGKSVPPTTQEWWTDDYTMTAERFTETLVNLADALELEDPIYMGSSMGGNIALELADWYPERFRALIGLECGAHSPGFYIDWLDHPEVNTTEVNAYACWGLMAPQSPEGTRRETMYLYEQGATGVFKGDLYYYSVDHDYRDKLDQVNADECPLYIANGEYDYLTTPEDGRQTAAGIGEGATAIEFAEIGHFPMSEHPELFNAYIQEVLADVTGDRDEELPDVLEPDDVGIELHQQGPAREKPAE, encoded by the coding sequence ATGGCCGAGACCTACCAGCAAGGTGACGTCGAACCGATCGACGGGTCGTACGTCCACGTCGACGTCGGGGGCGTCGATCACCGGATCTATTTCGAGGAGAACGGGCCCGAGGATGGTATCCCGTTGCTCTGTCAGCACACGGCCGGCAACAACTGCCAGGAGTGGCGTCACCTCCTGACGAACGAGGACGTCACGGAGGAGTTCCGCGTCATCGCTCACGATTTGCCGTATCACGGCAAGTCGGTCCCCCCGACCACCCAGGAGTGGTGGACCGACGACTACACCATGACCGCCGAGCGGTTCACCGAGACGCTCGTGAACCTCGCCGACGCCCTCGAGCTCGAAGACCCGATTTACATGGGCTCGAGTATGGGCGGCAACATCGCCCTCGAACTGGCCGACTGGTACCCCGAGCGATTCCGGGCGCTAATCGGCCTCGAGTGCGGTGCCCACAGCCCCGGGTTCTACATCGACTGGCTCGACCATCCAGAAGTGAACACGACGGAGGTCAACGCCTACGCCTGTTGGGGATTGATGGCTCCCCAGAGCCCCGAAGGGACCCGCCGAGAGACGATGTATCTCTACGAACAGGGTGCGACGGGCGTGTTCAAGGGCGATCTCTACTACTACTCCGTCGATCACGACTACCGCGACAAGCTCGACCAGGTCAACGCCGACGAGTGTCCCCTCTACATCGCCAACGGCGAGTACGACTATCTGACTACACCCGAAGACGGTCGGCAGACCGCAGCGGGGATCGGCGAGGGCGCGACCGCGATCGAGTTCGCCGAGATCGGGCACTTCCCGATGAGCGAACACCCGGAACTGTTCAACGCGTACATTCAGGAGGTCCTCGCCGACGTCACCGGCGACCGGGACGAGGAGCTTCCGGACGTCCTCGAGCCAGACGACGTCGGCATCGAACTCCACCAGCAGGGGCCAGCACGCGAGAAGCCTGCCGAATAG
- the asd gene encoding aspartate-semialdehyde dehydrogenase produces MAVRVGVLGATGAVGQRLIQLLDPHPEFEIAALTASDASAGKTYRQAAKWRVDSPIPTDVAEMTVTATDPDEVPSDIDMLFSSLPSSVGADVEPAFCDAGYVVSSNFSNGRMDDDIPLVIPEVNADHLDLLEVQRDERGWDGAMVKNPNCSTITFVPTLAALTDFGLEKVHVSTLQAVSGAGYDGVTSMEIIDNAIPYIGGEEDKLETESRKLLGEFDGAELSHNGMDVAASCNRIPTIDGHLENVWVETEEELTTDAAAEAMREYPSLDLRSSPDPLIHVFEEPDRPQPRMDRTLGDGMAIAAGGLQASPFGLQYNCLAHNTIRGAAGASVLNGELLLEKGYL; encoded by the coding sequence ATGGCAGTACGAGTAGGCGTACTCGGTGCGACTGGCGCTGTTGGACAGCGATTGATTCAACTGCTCGATCCCCATCCGGAGTTCGAGATCGCCGCACTCACCGCGAGCGACGCCAGTGCCGGTAAGACGTATCGACAGGCCGCGAAGTGGCGCGTCGACAGCCCGATCCCGACGGACGTTGCGGAGATGACAGTCACGGCGACCGATCCCGACGAGGTTCCCAGCGACATCGACATGCTGTTTTCCTCGCTCCCCTCGAGCGTCGGCGCGGACGTCGAGCCTGCTTTCTGTGACGCGGGCTACGTCGTCTCCTCGAACTTCTCGAACGGTCGGATGGACGACGACATCCCACTCGTGATTCCAGAGGTCAACGCCGATCACCTCGATCTGCTCGAGGTCCAGCGCGACGAACGCGGCTGGGACGGCGCGATGGTCAAGAACCCCAACTGCTCGACGATCACCTTCGTCCCGACGCTCGCCGCCCTGACCGACTTCGGCCTCGAGAAGGTTCACGTCTCGACGCTGCAGGCGGTCTCCGGCGCGGGCTACGACGGCGTCACCTCGATGGAGATCATCGACAACGCCATCCCCTACATCGGCGGCGAGGAGGACAAACTCGAGACCGAATCCCGCAAGCTACTCGGCGAGTTCGACGGTGCCGAGTTGTCGCACAACGGCATGGACGTCGCGGCCTCCTGTAACCGCATCCCGACGATCGACGGCCACCTCGAGAACGTCTGGGTCGAGACCGAGGAGGAACTGACCACGGACGCAGCCGCCGAGGCCATGCGGGAGTACCCCTCGCTCGACCTGCGTTCCTCGCCCGACCCGCTCATCCACGTCTTCGAGGAGCCCGATCGGCCACAGCCACGGATGGACCGCACGCTGGGTGACGGGATGGCAATCGCCGCGGGCGGCCTCCAGGCGTCGCCCTTCGGCCTGCAGTACAACTGTCTGGCCCACAACACGATCCGCGGTGCCGCCGGTGCGAGCGTGCTCAACGGCGAACTCCTGCTCGAGAAGGGCTATCTCTGA
- a CDS encoding 30S ribosomal protein S17e translates to MAIKPAYVKKTGTLLLERYPEAFTTDFEQNKESVTKLTNVESKGVRNRIAGYVTRKKGAEVPA, encoded by the coding sequence ATGGCAATCAAACCGGCCTACGTCAAGAAGACCGGAACGCTCCTCTTAGAGCGGTATCCGGAAGCGTTCACGACCGATTTCGAGCAGAACAAAGAAAGCGTCACGAAACTCACGAACGTCGAGTCCAAGGGCGTCCGCAACCGTATCGCGGGCTACGTGACCCGAAAGAAAGGCGCTGAAGTTCCCGCGTAA
- a CDS encoding carboxypeptidase regulatory-like domain-containing protein: protein MSSGAVPATERIQVQNDDPSQVVESVNDNEIATANDAITSFNDELQQKAGLVGADVENVEQVDPVEAESVSEAQAEVDRLRTDADDRQAAIFDRVVAVINQGGIADVDPEEVQSPADARDVADDLEAQGGLAETAAQSLRDAADIVETDIQPNLNSAADQLEALEEPEPAVGTVEGTVTDTDGEPVANATVAVGDEQTTTADDGSYALELESGEYTLEITADGYEDASENVSVEADSTATVDVALEATDDDGDEGDEDDSDEGSDEVATTVESVNENEVATANDAIGSFNDELQQKAGLVGADVENVEQVDPVEAESVSEAQAEADRLRAGADDRQAAIFDRVVAVINQGGIADVDPEEVQSPADARDVADDLEEQGGLAETAAQSLRDAADIVETDIQPNLNGAADQLEALEDDEPTPTVGTLEGTVTDEDGEPIANATVTVGDEQTTTADDGSYALELESGEYELSVSAEGYEDASENVTIETNSTTTVDLTLEADDSEKGSEVAETVESVNENEVATANDAIGSFNDELQQKAGLVGADVENVSEVDPVDAETVSEAQAEADRLRADADDRQAAIFDRVVAVINQGDIADVDPEEVQSPADARDVADDLEAQGGLAETAAQSLRDAADIVETDIQPNLNGAADQLEALEDDEQTPTVGTLEGTVTDTDGEPVANATVAVGDEQTTTADDGSYALELESGEYELTVSAEGYEDATENVTVEENSTVTVDVSLVRSDDTDSAVGTVEGTVTDEDGEPIAGATVSIDDKQTTTDDDGFYEFEIRPTVGTVDGTVTNAAGEPVGDVPITVGDKQTTSADDGSYVLEQGLDEYTLEVSSEGYGDTSETVTVVSGETTILDITVDEEDVEPSVGTVAGTITDAAGEPIVNATVTAEGLETTTADDGSYELELEPGNHTVTISAEGYQNVSEVVTVEADETNTVDVTLEKLEPTVGTLAGTVTDADGEAIANATVTVGDEQTTTADDGSYALELEEGDYTLEITADGYENATANVTVEADSTVTVDISLEDDSDEGSGSVAEVVESVNNNEIAAANDAIGSFNDQLQQKAGLVGADVENVEQVDPVDAQTVSEAQAEADRLRADADDRQAAIFDRVVAVINQGGIADVDPEEVQSPADARDVADDLEAQGGLAETAAQSLRDAADLVENDIQPDLNGAADQLEALEDDEPTPTVGTLEGTVTDEDGEPIANATVTVGDEQTTTDDNGSYVIDLEEGEYTLEITAGGYENATANVTVEADSTATVDVSLEDESDEGSEVAETVESVNENEIATANDAIGSFNDKLQQKAGLVGADVENVEQVDPVEAETVSEAQAEADRLRTDADDRQAAIFDRVVAVINQGGIADVDPEEVQSPADARDVADDLEAQGGLAETAAQSLRDAADLVENDIQPNLNGAADQLEALEDDEPTPTVGTLEGTVTDADGESIANATVVVGDEQTTTADDGSYALELESGEYALTVSAEGYEDASENVTVEADSTVTVDVSLEEDDGSEPAPSVGTVNGTVTDTDGEAIANAIVTVGGEQTTTADDGSYALELESGEYALTVSAEGYENATANVTVEADSTVTVDVSLEDESDEGSEVAETVESVNENEIATANDAIGSFNDELQQKAGLVGADVENVEQVDPVEAETVSEATEEADRLRADADDREAAIFDRVVAVINQGGIADIDPEEVQSPADARDVADDLEAQGGLAETAAQSLRDAADIVENDIQPNLNSAADQLEALEDDDPTPTVGTIEGTVSDTDSEPIANATVTVGDEQTTTDDNGSYAIDLEEGEYTLEVSADEYESTSETVTVDADGTTTVDVSLEGDDGGSDPAPSVGTVTGTVTDEDGEPIADATISADDETVTTADDGSYELELEDGEYTLEITADGYEDASETVSVDADTTVTVDVTLTETDDESDVDVIVDADIDEDSAAVGETVTVDTDIESATDNTTKISAHTLVVRYDSDALELEDIDRPHWQVIDIENEGLLIIAPNWAPPRQDDTPVDAFTAEFEVVDGAGDDATFEFESDASGVQSVIVEDDGYLWRTEMLDVEYDGASVTIEDGEETDAAELIADAGSAAQSGLAP, encoded by the coding sequence ATGAGTAGCGGTGCAGTACCGGCCACCGAACGAATTCAAGTACAGAACGACGACCCCTCACAGGTCGTCGAAAGCGTCAACGACAACGAGATCGCGACCGCAAACGACGCGATCACGTCGTTCAACGACGAACTCCAGCAGAAGGCTGGACTCGTCGGTGCCGACGTCGAGAACGTCGAACAGGTCGACCCGGTCGAGGCCGAGAGCGTCTCGGAGGCCCAGGCGGAAGTCGATCGCCTCCGGACCGACGCTGACGACCGACAGGCTGCGATTTTCGATCGAGTCGTCGCAGTGATCAACCAGGGCGGCATCGCCGACGTCGACCCCGAGGAGGTTCAGTCGCCAGCCGACGCACGCGATGTCGCCGACGACCTCGAAGCACAGGGCGGACTCGCCGAGACGGCGGCCCAGTCGCTGCGAGACGCCGCCGATATCGTCGAAACCGATATCCAACCCAACCTGAATAGCGCGGCCGACCAACTCGAGGCACTCGAGGAGCCCGAGCCGGCGGTCGGGACGGTCGAAGGGACCGTCACCGATACGGATGGCGAGCCGGTCGCCAACGCCACTGTGGCCGTCGGCGACGAGCAGACGACGACCGCCGACGACGGCAGCTACGCGCTCGAACTCGAGAGCGGTGAGTACACCCTCGAGATCACTGCCGATGGCTACGAGGACGCCAGCGAGAACGTCTCGGTCGAGGCCGATTCGACCGCGACAGTCGACGTAGCCCTCGAGGCCACGGACGACGACGGGGACGAGGGCGACGAAGACGACTCGGATGAGGGATCGGACGAGGTCGCCACGACCGTCGAGAGCGTCAACGAAAACGAGGTCGCGACCGCGAACGACGCGATCGGCTCGTTCAACGACGAACTCCAGCAGAAGGCTGGACTCGTCGGTGCCGACGTCGAGAACGTCGAACAGGTCGATCCGGTCGAGGCCGAGAGCGTCTCGGAGGCGCAAGCGGAAGCCGATCGCCTCCGAGCCGGCGCTGACGACCGACAGGCTGCGATTTTCGATCGAGTCGTCGCAGTGATCAACCAGGGCGGCATCGCCGACGTCGACCCCGAGGAGGTCCAGTCGCCAGCCGACGCACGCGATGTCGCCGACGACCTCGAAGAACAGGGTGGACTCGCCGAGACGGCGGCCCAGTCGCTGCGAGACGCCGCCGATATCGTCGAAACCGATATCCAACCCAACCTGAACGGTGCAGCCGACCAACTCGAGGCACTCGAAGACGACGAGCCGACGCCGACTGTCGGCACCCTCGAGGGAACCGTCACCGACGAGGACGGCGAACCGATCGCCAACGCGACCGTCACCGTCGGCGACGAGCAGACGACGACCGCCGACGACGGCTCCTACGCGCTCGAACTCGAGAGCGGTGAGTACGAACTCTCCGTCTCGGCAGAGGGCTACGAGGACGCCAGCGAGAACGTCACGATCGAAACTAACTCGACTACGACCGTCGACCTCACCCTCGAGGCAGACGACTCCGAGAAGGGTTCGGAGGTTGCCGAGACAGTCGAAAGCGTTAACGAAAACGAGGTCGCGACCGCGAACGACGCGATCGGCTCGTTCAACGACGAACTCCAGCAGAAGGCTGGACTCGTCGGGGCCGATGTCGAGAACGTTTCGGAAGTCGATCCGGTCGACGCCGAGACCGTTTCGGAGGCCCAGGCGGAAGCCGATCGCCTCCGGGCCGACGCTGACGACCGACAGGCTGCGATTTTCGATCGAGTCGTCGCAGTGATCAACCAGGGCGACATCGCCGATGTCGACCCCGAGGAAGTTCAGTCGCCGGCCGACGCACGCGACGTCGCCGACGACCTCGAAGCACAGGGCGGACTCGCCGAGACGGCGGCCCAGTCGTTGCGAGACGCTGCCGATATCGTCGAAACCGATATCCAACCCAACCTGAACGGTGCGGCCGACCAGCTCGAGGCACTCGAAGACGACGAGCAGACGCCGACTGTCGGCACTCTCGAGGGAACCGTCACCGATACGGATGGCGAGCCGGTCGCCAACGCCACTGTGGCCGTCGGCGACGAGCAGACGACGACCGCCGACGACGGCTCCTACGCACTCGAACTCGAGAGCGGTGAGTACGAACTCACCGTCTCGGCAGAGGGCTACGAGGATGCCACGGAGAACGTCACGGTCGAGGAGAACTCGACTGTGACCGTCGACGTCTCGCTGGTGCGATCCGACGATACCGACTCGGCTGTCGGCACAGTCGAAGGAACCGTCACCGACGAGGACGGCGAACCGATCGCCGGCGCGACTGTCAGTATCGACGACAAGCAGACGACGACCGACGACGACGGCTTCTACGAATTCGAGATCCGGCCAACCGTCGGGACAGTCGACGGGACTGTCACCAACGCCGCCGGCGAGCCGGTCGGCGACGTGCCAATCACCGTCGGTGACAAGCAGACGACGAGCGCCGACGATGGCAGTTACGTCCTCGAACAGGGACTGGACGAGTACACCCTCGAAGTCAGTTCTGAGGGGTACGGAGACACCAGCGAAACCGTGACCGTCGTCTCCGGCGAGACGACCATCCTCGATATCACCGTCGACGAGGAAGACGTCGAGCCCTCCGTCGGGACGGTCGCCGGAACCATCACCGACGCCGCCGGCGAGCCGATCGTCAACGCGACCGTGACCGCCGAAGGTCTGGAGACGACGACTGCCGACGACGGCTCCTACGAACTCGAACTCGAGCCAGGTAACCACACGGTCACGATTTCGGCCGAGGGATACCAGAACGTCAGCGAAGTCGTGACAGTCGAGGCCGACGAGACGAACACTGTCGACGTGACGCTCGAGAAACTCGAGCCGACCGTCGGAACGCTCGCGGGAACCGTCACCGACGCCGATGGCGAAGCGATCGCGAACGCGACCGTGACCGTCGGCGACGAGCAGACGACGACCGCCGACGACGGCTCCTACGCGCTCGAACTCGAGGAAGGCGACTACACCCTCGAGATCACTGCCGACGGCTACGAGAACGCCACGGCGAACGTCACGGTCGAGGCCGACTCGACTGTGACCGTCGATATCTCTCTCGAGGACGACTCGGACGAGGGATCGGGGTCGGTTGCGGAAGTCGTCGAAAGCGTTAACAACAACGAGATTGCGGCTGCGAACGACGCGATCGGCTCGTTCAACGACCAGCTCCAGCAGAAGGCTGGACTCGTCGGGGCCGACGTCGAGAACGTCGAACAGGTCGATCCGGTCGACGCCCAGACCGTCTCGGAGGCCCAGGCGGAAGCCGATCGTCTCCGAGCCGACGCTGACGACCGACAGGCTGCGATTTTCGATCGAGTCGTTGCAGTGATCAACCAGGGCGGCATCGCCGACGTCGACCCCGAGGAAGTCCAATCGCCGGCCGACGCACGCGATGTCGCCGACGACCTCGAAGCACAGGGCGGACTCGCCGAGACGGCAGCCCAGTCGCTGCGAGACGCTGCCGACCTCGTCGAAAACGACATCCAGCCCGACCTGAACGGTGCGGCTGACCAACTCGAGGCACTCGAAGACGACGAGCCGACGCCGACTGTCGGCACCCTCGAGGGAACCGTCACCGACGAGGACGGCGAACCGATCGCCAACGCGACCGTCACCGTCGGCGACGAGCAGACGACGACCGACGACAACGGGAGCTATGTGATCGACCTCGAGGAGGGCGAGTACACCCTCGAGATCACTGCCGGCGGCTACGAGAACGCCACGGCGAACGTCACGGTCGAGGCTGATTCGACTGCGACCGTCGATGTCTCCCTCGAGGACGAGTCGGACGAGGGATCCGAGGTCGCCGAGACCGTCGAGAGCGTCAACGAAAACGAAATCGCGACCGCCAACGACGCGATCGGCTCGTTCAACGACAAGCTCCAGCAGAAGGCTGGACTCGTCGGAGCCGACGTCGAGAACGTCGAACAGGTCGACCCGGTCGAGGCTGAAACCGTCTCGGAGGCCCAGGCGGAAGCCGATCGCCTCCGGACCGACGCTGACGACCGACAGGCTGCGATTTTCGATCGAGTCGTCGCAGTGATCAACCAGGGCGGCATCGCCGACGTCGACCCCGAGGAAGTCCAATCACCGGCCGACGCACGCGATGTTGCGGATGACCTCGAAGCACAGGGCGGACTCGCCGAGACGGCGGCCCAGTCGCTGCGAGACGCCGCCGACCTCGTCGAAAACGACATCCAGCCCAACCTGAACGGTGCGGCCGACCAACTCGAGGCACTCGAGGACGACGAGCCGACGCCGACTGTCGGCACCCTCGAGGGAACCGTCACTGATGCCGACGGCGAGTCGATCGCCAACGCGACTGTCGTCGTCGGCGACGAACAGACGACGACTGCCGACGACGGCTCCTACGCACTCGAACTCGAGAGCGGCGAGTACGCACTCACCGTCTCGGCAGAGGGCTACGAGGACGCCAGCGAGAACGTCACGGTCGAGGCTGACTCGACCGTGACCGTCGACGTCTCCCTCGAGGAAGATGACGGGAGCGAACCGGCCCCGTCCGTCGGAACGGTCAACGGAACCGTCACCGATACGGACGGCGAAGCGATCGCTAACGCAATCGTGACCGTCGGCGGCGAGCAGACGACGACCGCCGACGACGGCTCCTACGCGCTCGAACTCGAGAGCGGTGAGTACGCACTCACCGTCTCGGCAGAGGGCTACGAGAACGCCACGGCGAACGTCACGGTCGAGGCCGACTCGACCGTGACCGTCGATGTCTCCCTCGAGGACGAGTCGGACGAGGGTTCGGAAGTCGCCGAGACCGTCGAGAGCGTCAACGAAAACGAGATCGCGACCGCGAACGATGCGATCGGCTCGTTCAACGACGAACTCCAGCAGAAGGCTGGACTCGTCGGTGCCGACGTCGAGAACGTCGAACAGGTCGATCCGGTCGAAGCCGAAACCGTCTCGGAAGCCACGGAGGAAGCCGATCGGCTCCGAGCGGATGCTGACGACCGCGAAGCCGCAATCTTCGATCGAGTCGTCGCAGTGATCAACCAGGGCGGCATCGCCGACATCGACCCTGAGGAGGTTCAGTCGCCGGCCGACGCACGCGATGTTGCGGATGACCTCGAAGCACAGGGCGGACTCGCCGAGACGGCGGCCCAGTCGCTGCGAGACGCCGCCGATATCGTCGAAAACGATATCCAGCCCAACCTGAATAGCGCGGCCGACCAACTCGAGGCACTCGAGGACGACGATCCGACGCCGACCGTCGGCACCATCGAGGGAACCGTCAGCGATACGGATAGCGAGCCGATCGCCAACGCGACCGTCACCGTCGGCGACGAGCAGACGACGACCGATGACAACGGGAGCTATGCGATCGATCTCGAGGAAGGCGAGTACACCCTCGAAGTCAGTGCCGACGAGTACGAAAGCACGAGCGAGACCGTCACCGTCGACGCCGATGGGACCACGACCGTCGACGTCTCCCTCGAGGGGGACGATGGCGGGAGCGACCCGGCCCCGAGTGTCGGAACGGTCACGGGGACCGTCACCGACGAGGACGGCGAACCGATCGCTGACGCAACTATCAGCGCTGACGACGAGACGGTGACGACTGCCGACGACGGCAGCTACGAACTCGAGCTCGAGGACGGCGAGTACACCCTCGAGATTACCGCCGACGGCTACGAGGACGCAAGCGAAACCGTGAGCGTCGACGCCGACACGACCGTCACCGTCGACGTGACGCTCACCGAAACGGACGACGAGAGCGACGTCGATGTCATCGTCGACGCGGATATCGACGAGGACAGCGCTGCGGTCGGCGAGACCGTCACCGTCGACACCGACATCGAGTCCGCAACTGATAACACGACGAAGATCAGCGCGCACACGCTCGTCGTCCGGTACGACTCCGACGCCCTCGAACTCGAGGATATCGATCGCCCACACTGGCAGGTCATCGATATCGAGAACGAGGGGCTCTTGATCATTGCCCCGAACTGGGCGCCACCGCGACAGGACGACACACCGGTCGACGCCTTCACGGCCGAATTCGAAGTCGTCGATGGTGCCGGTGACGATGCGACGTTCGAGTTCGAGTCGGACGCCTCGGGCGTCCAGTCGGTCATCGTCGAAGACGATGGCTACCTGTGGCGGACCGAAATGCTCGACGTCGAGTACGATGGTGCGTCCGTCACGATCGAGGACGGTGAAGAGACCGACGCTGCGGAACTGATCGCGGACGCCGGTAGCGCCGCGCAATCGGGTCTCGCTCCGTGA